A window of Lepidochelys kempii isolate rLepKem1 chromosome 1, rLepKem1.hap2, whole genome shotgun sequence contains these coding sequences:
- the THAP12 gene encoding 52 kDa repressor of the inhibitor of the protein kinase isoform X1 — protein MPNFCAAPNCTRKSTQSDLAFFRFPRDPVRCQRWVENCRRADLEDKTPDQLNKHYRLCAKHFETSMICRSSPYRTVLRDNAVPTIFDLTSHLNNPHSRHRKRIKELSEDEIRTLKQQKIDEAFEREQANQELNESSAQNTVSEEGGEEQEEEVVPLTLEERENKDYLKSLFEILILMGKQNIPLDGHNANELPEGIFTPDNFQALLECRINAGDEVLRKRFEMAAVNLEYCSKTQQKQMLEICESCVREETLREVRDSHFFSIVTDEVVDIAGEEHLPVLVRFVDESHNLREEFVGFLPYEADAEILAVKFHTTIIEKWGLNMEYCRGQAYIVSSGFASKMKIVATRLLEKYPQAVYTLCSSCALNVWLAKSVPVVGVSIALGMIEEVCSFFNQSPQLLVELDNIISVLFQNNEEKSNELKEICHSQWTGRHDTFEILVDLMQALVLCLDGISSDVSVKWSNFVVGRAFVLSSALTDFDFIVTVVVLKNILSFTRAFGKNLQGQTSDVFFAASSLTAVLHSLNEVMENIEVYHEFWFEEATNLATKLDVQIKLPGKFRRAQQGNLDSDVTSENYYKEALSVPTVEHVIQELKDIFSEQHLRALKCLSLVPSVMGQLKFNTSEEHHADMYKNDLPNPDTLCAELHCWRIKWKHRGKDIELPATIYEALHLPDIKFFPNVYALLKVLCILPVMKVENEKYEVGRKRLKAYLKNTLTEQRSSNLALLNINFDIKHDLDLMVDTYIKLYPDKVEFQEDFLPANNSEVTEDA, from the exons ATGTCAGAGGTGGGTGGAGAACTGTCGAAGGGCAGATTTAGAAGATAAAACTCCAGATCAGCTGAACAAGCACTACAGATTATGTGCCAAACACTTTGAGACCTCTATGATATGTAGAAGC AGTCCTTACAGAACAGTTTTACGAGATAATGCTGTGCCAACTATATTTGACCTTACAAGTCACTTGAACAATCCACACAGCAGGCACAGAAAGAGAATAAAAGAGTTG aGTGAAGATGAAATAAGAACACTGAAGCAGCAAAAGA TTGATGAAGCCTTTGAACGGGAACAGGCAAATCAAGAGTTGAATGAGAGCAGTGCTCAGAATACTGTTtcagaagaaggaggagaagagcAAGAAGAGGAAGTTGTTCCTCTAACGCTGGAAGAGAGGGAAAACAAAGATTACCTTAAATCTTTATTTGAAATTTTGATCCTCATGGGCAAACAAAATATTCCTTTGGATGGCCATAATGCTAATGAACTTCCAGAAGGTATCTTCACCCCAGATAACTTTCAAGCTCTGTTGGAATGCAGAATAAATGCTGGAGATGAAGTTCTGAGAAAACGATTTGAGATGGCTGCAGTAAATCTGGAGTATTGTTCTAAAACTCAACAGAAACAGATGCTTGAGATCTGTGAGAGCTGTGTAAGAGAAGAGACGCTCAGGGAAGTAAGAGACTCCCACTTCTTTTCCATTGTCACTGATGAGGTAGTAGATATAGCAGGTGAGGAACATTTACCAGTGTTGGTGAGGTTTGTTGATGAGTCCCACaatctgagagaagaatttgtagGGTTTTTGCCTTATGAGGCAGATGCTGAAATTTTAGCTGTTAAGTTCCATACAACTATTATTGAAAAATGGGGTCTAAACATGGAGTACTGTCGAGGTCAAGCCTATATTGTCTCCAGTGGATTTgcttcaaaaatgaaaattgtaGCTACAAGACTCTTGGAAAAGTATCCACAGGCTGTGTACACGCTCTGTTCCTCTTGTGCTCTAAATGTATGGTTGGCAAAATCAGTCCCTGTTGTTGGAGTTTCTATTGCTCTAGGGATGATAGAAGaagtttgttcattttttaatcaGTCACCACAGTTGTTAGTAGAACTGGACAATATAATCTCTGTTCTTTTTCAGAACAATGAGGAAAAGAGTAATGAACTGAAAGAGATTTGCCATTCTCAGTGGACAGGTAGACACGATACTTTTGAGATTTTAGTGGACCTAATGCAAGCACTCGTACTGTGCTTGGATGGTATAAGCAGTGATGTGTCTGTCAAGTGGAGTAACTTCGTTGTTGGTCGAGCATTTGTACTTTCAAGTGCATTAACAGATTTTGACTTCATCGTCACTGTTGTGGTTCTGAAAAACATTCTGTCTTTTACAAGAGCCTttggaaaaaatctccaaggccaaACATCGGATGTGTTCTTTGCAGCCAGCAGCTTAACAGCAGTGTTGCATTCGCTGAATGAAGTGATGGAGAATATTGAAGTTTATCATGAATTTTGGTTTGAAGAAGCAACAAATTTGGCCACAAAGCTGGATGTACAAATTAAACTCCCTGGAAAATTTCGCAGGGCACAGCAAGGTAATTTGGACTCTGATGTAACATCAGAAAATTACTACAAAGAAGCACTTAGTGTTCCAACTGTAGAGCACGTTATTCAGGAATTAAAAGATATATTTTCAGAACAACACCTAAGAGCTCTTAAATGTTTATCTTTAGTGCCCTCAGTCATGGGACAACTAAAATTTAATACATCTGAGGAACATCATGCTGATATGTATAAAAATGACCTACCTAATCCAGATACACTTTGTGCAGAACTTCATTGTTGGAGAATCAAATGGAAGCATAGAGGAAAAGATATAGAGCTTCCAGCTACCATTTATGAAGCGCTTCATTTGCCTGACATAAAGTTTTTCCCTAATGTGTATGCATTGCTTAAAGTTCTGTGCATACTTCCAGTGATGAAAGTGGAGAATGAGAAATATGAAGTAGGACGAAAGCGCTTGAAGGCATACCTGAAGAACACCTTAACAGAACAGAGGTcaagcaacttagctttgctTAACATAAACTTTGATATAAAACATGACTTGGATTTAATGGTGGACACCTACATCAAACTCTATCCAGACAAAGTAGAATTTCAAGAAGACTTTCTTCCCGCAAACAATTCAGAAGTAACTGAAGAtgcttag
- the THAP12 gene encoding 52 kDa repressor of the inhibitor of the protein kinase isoform X2 — MICRSSPYRTVLRDNAVPTIFDLTSHLNNPHSRHRKRIKELSEDEIRTLKQQKIDEAFEREQANQELNESSAQNTVSEEGGEEQEEEVVPLTLEERENKDYLKSLFEILILMGKQNIPLDGHNANELPEGIFTPDNFQALLECRINAGDEVLRKRFEMAAVNLEYCSKTQQKQMLEICESCVREETLREVRDSHFFSIVTDEVVDIAGEEHLPVLVRFVDESHNLREEFVGFLPYEADAEILAVKFHTTIIEKWGLNMEYCRGQAYIVSSGFASKMKIVATRLLEKYPQAVYTLCSSCALNVWLAKSVPVVGVSIALGMIEEVCSFFNQSPQLLVELDNIISVLFQNNEEKSNELKEICHSQWTGRHDTFEILVDLMQALVLCLDGISSDVSVKWSNFVVGRAFVLSSALTDFDFIVTVVVLKNILSFTRAFGKNLQGQTSDVFFAASSLTAVLHSLNEVMENIEVYHEFWFEEATNLATKLDVQIKLPGKFRRAQQGNLDSDVTSENYYKEALSVPTVEHVIQELKDIFSEQHLRALKCLSLVPSVMGQLKFNTSEEHHADMYKNDLPNPDTLCAELHCWRIKWKHRGKDIELPATIYEALHLPDIKFFPNVYALLKVLCILPVMKVENEKYEVGRKRLKAYLKNTLTEQRSSNLALLNINFDIKHDLDLMVDTYIKLYPDKVEFQEDFLPANNSEVTEDA; from the exons ATGATATGTAGAAGC AGTCCTTACAGAACAGTTTTACGAGATAATGCTGTGCCAACTATATTTGACCTTACAAGTCACTTGAACAATCCACACAGCAGGCACAGAAAGAGAATAAAAGAGTTG aGTGAAGATGAAATAAGAACACTGAAGCAGCAAAAGA TTGATGAAGCCTTTGAACGGGAACAGGCAAATCAAGAGTTGAATGAGAGCAGTGCTCAGAATACTGTTtcagaagaaggaggagaagagcAAGAAGAGGAAGTTGTTCCTCTAACGCTGGAAGAGAGGGAAAACAAAGATTACCTTAAATCTTTATTTGAAATTTTGATCCTCATGGGCAAACAAAATATTCCTTTGGATGGCCATAATGCTAATGAACTTCCAGAAGGTATCTTCACCCCAGATAACTTTCAAGCTCTGTTGGAATGCAGAATAAATGCTGGAGATGAAGTTCTGAGAAAACGATTTGAGATGGCTGCAGTAAATCTGGAGTATTGTTCTAAAACTCAACAGAAACAGATGCTTGAGATCTGTGAGAGCTGTGTAAGAGAAGAGACGCTCAGGGAAGTAAGAGACTCCCACTTCTTTTCCATTGTCACTGATGAGGTAGTAGATATAGCAGGTGAGGAACATTTACCAGTGTTGGTGAGGTTTGTTGATGAGTCCCACaatctgagagaagaatttgtagGGTTTTTGCCTTATGAGGCAGATGCTGAAATTTTAGCTGTTAAGTTCCATACAACTATTATTGAAAAATGGGGTCTAAACATGGAGTACTGTCGAGGTCAAGCCTATATTGTCTCCAGTGGATTTgcttcaaaaatgaaaattgtaGCTACAAGACTCTTGGAAAAGTATCCACAGGCTGTGTACACGCTCTGTTCCTCTTGTGCTCTAAATGTATGGTTGGCAAAATCAGTCCCTGTTGTTGGAGTTTCTATTGCTCTAGGGATGATAGAAGaagtttgttcattttttaatcaGTCACCACAGTTGTTAGTAGAACTGGACAATATAATCTCTGTTCTTTTTCAGAACAATGAGGAAAAGAGTAATGAACTGAAAGAGATTTGCCATTCTCAGTGGACAGGTAGACACGATACTTTTGAGATTTTAGTGGACCTAATGCAAGCACTCGTACTGTGCTTGGATGGTATAAGCAGTGATGTGTCTGTCAAGTGGAGTAACTTCGTTGTTGGTCGAGCATTTGTACTTTCAAGTGCATTAACAGATTTTGACTTCATCGTCACTGTTGTGGTTCTGAAAAACATTCTGTCTTTTACAAGAGCCTttggaaaaaatctccaaggccaaACATCGGATGTGTTCTTTGCAGCCAGCAGCTTAACAGCAGTGTTGCATTCGCTGAATGAAGTGATGGAGAATATTGAAGTTTATCATGAATTTTGGTTTGAAGAAGCAACAAATTTGGCCACAAAGCTGGATGTACAAATTAAACTCCCTGGAAAATTTCGCAGGGCACAGCAAGGTAATTTGGACTCTGATGTAACATCAGAAAATTACTACAAAGAAGCACTTAGTGTTCCAACTGTAGAGCACGTTATTCAGGAATTAAAAGATATATTTTCAGAACAACACCTAAGAGCTCTTAAATGTTTATCTTTAGTGCCCTCAGTCATGGGACAACTAAAATTTAATACATCTGAGGAACATCATGCTGATATGTATAAAAATGACCTACCTAATCCAGATACACTTTGTGCAGAACTTCATTGTTGGAGAATCAAATGGAAGCATAGAGGAAAAGATATAGAGCTTCCAGCTACCATTTATGAAGCGCTTCATTTGCCTGACATAAAGTTTTTCCCTAATGTGTATGCATTGCTTAAAGTTCTGTGCATACTTCCAGTGATGAAAGTGGAGAATGAGAAATATGAAGTAGGACGAAAGCGCTTGAAGGCATACCTGAAGAACACCTTAACAGAACAGAGGTcaagcaacttagctttgctTAACATAAACTTTGATATAAAACATGACTTGGATTTAATGGTGGACACCTACATCAAACTCTATCCAGACAAAGTAGAATTTCAAGAAGACTTTCTTCCCGCAAACAATTCAGAAGTAACTGAAGAtgcttag
- the THAP12 gene encoding 52 kDa repressor of the inhibitor of the protein kinase isoform X3, whose amino-acid sequence MSPYRTVLRDNAVPTIFDLTSHLNNPHSRHRKRIKELSEDEIRTLKQQKIDEAFEREQANQELNESSAQNTVSEEGGEEQEEEVVPLTLEERENKDYLKSLFEILILMGKQNIPLDGHNANELPEGIFTPDNFQALLECRINAGDEVLRKRFEMAAVNLEYCSKTQQKQMLEICESCVREETLREVRDSHFFSIVTDEVVDIAGEEHLPVLVRFVDESHNLREEFVGFLPYEADAEILAVKFHTTIIEKWGLNMEYCRGQAYIVSSGFASKMKIVATRLLEKYPQAVYTLCSSCALNVWLAKSVPVVGVSIALGMIEEVCSFFNQSPQLLVELDNIISVLFQNNEEKSNELKEICHSQWTGRHDTFEILVDLMQALVLCLDGISSDVSVKWSNFVVGRAFVLSSALTDFDFIVTVVVLKNILSFTRAFGKNLQGQTSDVFFAASSLTAVLHSLNEVMENIEVYHEFWFEEATNLATKLDVQIKLPGKFRRAQQGNLDSDVTSENYYKEALSVPTVEHVIQELKDIFSEQHLRALKCLSLVPSVMGQLKFNTSEEHHADMYKNDLPNPDTLCAELHCWRIKWKHRGKDIELPATIYEALHLPDIKFFPNVYALLKVLCILPVMKVENEKYEVGRKRLKAYLKNTLTEQRSSNLALLNINFDIKHDLDLMVDTYIKLYPDKVEFQEDFLPANNSEVTEDA is encoded by the exons ATG AGTCCTTACAGAACAGTTTTACGAGATAATGCTGTGCCAACTATATTTGACCTTACAAGTCACTTGAACAATCCACACAGCAGGCACAGAAAGAGAATAAAAGAGTTG aGTGAAGATGAAATAAGAACACTGAAGCAGCAAAAGA TTGATGAAGCCTTTGAACGGGAACAGGCAAATCAAGAGTTGAATGAGAGCAGTGCTCAGAATACTGTTtcagaagaaggaggagaagagcAAGAAGAGGAAGTTGTTCCTCTAACGCTGGAAGAGAGGGAAAACAAAGATTACCTTAAATCTTTATTTGAAATTTTGATCCTCATGGGCAAACAAAATATTCCTTTGGATGGCCATAATGCTAATGAACTTCCAGAAGGTATCTTCACCCCAGATAACTTTCAAGCTCTGTTGGAATGCAGAATAAATGCTGGAGATGAAGTTCTGAGAAAACGATTTGAGATGGCTGCAGTAAATCTGGAGTATTGTTCTAAAACTCAACAGAAACAGATGCTTGAGATCTGTGAGAGCTGTGTAAGAGAAGAGACGCTCAGGGAAGTAAGAGACTCCCACTTCTTTTCCATTGTCACTGATGAGGTAGTAGATATAGCAGGTGAGGAACATTTACCAGTGTTGGTGAGGTTTGTTGATGAGTCCCACaatctgagagaagaatttgtagGGTTTTTGCCTTATGAGGCAGATGCTGAAATTTTAGCTGTTAAGTTCCATACAACTATTATTGAAAAATGGGGTCTAAACATGGAGTACTGTCGAGGTCAAGCCTATATTGTCTCCAGTGGATTTgcttcaaaaatgaaaattgtaGCTACAAGACTCTTGGAAAAGTATCCACAGGCTGTGTACACGCTCTGTTCCTCTTGTGCTCTAAATGTATGGTTGGCAAAATCAGTCCCTGTTGTTGGAGTTTCTATTGCTCTAGGGATGATAGAAGaagtttgttcattttttaatcaGTCACCACAGTTGTTAGTAGAACTGGACAATATAATCTCTGTTCTTTTTCAGAACAATGAGGAAAAGAGTAATGAACTGAAAGAGATTTGCCATTCTCAGTGGACAGGTAGACACGATACTTTTGAGATTTTAGTGGACCTAATGCAAGCACTCGTACTGTGCTTGGATGGTATAAGCAGTGATGTGTCTGTCAAGTGGAGTAACTTCGTTGTTGGTCGAGCATTTGTACTTTCAAGTGCATTAACAGATTTTGACTTCATCGTCACTGTTGTGGTTCTGAAAAACATTCTGTCTTTTACAAGAGCCTttggaaaaaatctccaaggccaaACATCGGATGTGTTCTTTGCAGCCAGCAGCTTAACAGCAGTGTTGCATTCGCTGAATGAAGTGATGGAGAATATTGAAGTTTATCATGAATTTTGGTTTGAAGAAGCAACAAATTTGGCCACAAAGCTGGATGTACAAATTAAACTCCCTGGAAAATTTCGCAGGGCACAGCAAGGTAATTTGGACTCTGATGTAACATCAGAAAATTACTACAAAGAAGCACTTAGTGTTCCAACTGTAGAGCACGTTATTCAGGAATTAAAAGATATATTTTCAGAACAACACCTAAGAGCTCTTAAATGTTTATCTTTAGTGCCCTCAGTCATGGGACAACTAAAATTTAATACATCTGAGGAACATCATGCTGATATGTATAAAAATGACCTACCTAATCCAGATACACTTTGTGCAGAACTTCATTGTTGGAGAATCAAATGGAAGCATAGAGGAAAAGATATAGAGCTTCCAGCTACCATTTATGAAGCGCTTCATTTGCCTGACATAAAGTTTTTCCCTAATGTGTATGCATTGCTTAAAGTTCTGTGCATACTTCCAGTGATGAAAGTGGAGAATGAGAAATATGAAGTAGGACGAAAGCGCTTGAAGGCATACCTGAAGAACACCTTAACAGAACAGAGGTcaagcaacttagctttgctTAACATAAACTTTGATATAAAACATGACTTGGATTTAATGGTGGACACCTACATCAAACTCTATCCAGACAAAGTAGAATTTCAAGAAGACTTTCTTCCCGCAAACAATTCAGAAGTAACTGAAGAtgcttag